One part of the Acinetobacter sp. XS-4 genome encodes these proteins:
- the tal gene encoding transaldolase, producing the protein MTHTALDQLKTLTTVVADSSDLDAIRKFRPLDATTNPSLITAAAEQPESKELIEDAYYQAKEEGYSNDELIERTIDILTVKFGVEILKLIEGRVSTEVDAALSYNTEATIQKAHELCELYKGYGIDQSRILIKIASTWEGIQAAKVLEAEGIACNLTLLFGLHQAQACADAKVTLISPFVGRILDWYKKAEGVDAYPIEKDPGVVSVKKIYTYYKQQNIPTQVMGASFRSIDQVLGLAGCDLLTISPGLLSQLEQDTRTVDAALDATKSKQADAIIRPAQDEQTFKDELNHDLMAFQLLQGGVDGFIKARDQLSFLLRQSFGIDAEIKP; encoded by the coding sequence ATGACTCATACAGCACTTGACCAATTAAAAACATTAACGACCGTTGTTGCCGACAGTAGCGACCTTGATGCAATTCGTAAATTCCGTCCATTAGACGCAACGACAAACCCTTCATTGATTACGGCAGCAGCAGAACAACCAGAAAGTAAAGAGCTTATTGAAGATGCTTATTATCAAGCCAAAGAAGAAGGCTATAGTAACGATGAGTTAATCGAAAGAACCATTGATATTTTGACTGTAAAATTTGGCGTAGAAATTTTAAAACTCATTGAAGGCCGTGTTTCTACAGAAGTTGATGCTGCACTTTCATATAACACTGAAGCAACCATTCAAAAAGCACATGAACTATGTGAACTTTACAAAGGTTATGGTATTGATCAGTCGCGTATTCTGATTAAAATCGCGTCAACTTGGGAAGGTATTCAAGCTGCTAAAGTACTCGAAGCTGAAGGAATTGCTTGTAACCTCACTCTCCTTTTCGGTTTACATCAAGCTCAAGCTTGTGCAGATGCAAAAGTAACTTTAATTTCACCATTCGTGGGTCGTATTTTAGACTGGTACAAAAAAGCTGAAGGTGTAGATGCTTACCCAATCGAAAAAGACCCAGGTGTGGTTTCAGTTAAAAAAATCTATACCTACTACAAACAACAAAATATTCCAACTCAAGTGATGGGTGCGAGCTTCCGTAGCATCGATCAAGTTCTTGGACTTGCAGGATGTGATTTGCTAACGATCTCTCCTGGTCTACTTTCCCAGCTTGAGCAAGATACACGTACAGTTGATGCAGCTCTTGATGCGACTAAATCAAAGCAAGCAGATGCTATTATTAGACCCGCTCAAGATGAACAAACTTTTAAAGATGAACTTAATCATGACTTAATGGCATTCCAACTTTTACAAGGTGGTGTTGATGGCTTTATTAAAGCCCGTGACCAATTAAGTTTCTTATTACGCCAATCTTTTGGAATTGATGCGGAAATTAAACCTTAA
- a CDS encoding LysR family transcriptional regulator, giving the protein MNINQEQLLMFQAVIETGSFSAAARKLGKVPSAVSMSIANLEIDLDLTLFDRKGREPVPTDEARVLYEKTSQLLIEMNQWKQHAHALSTGLEANLTLVIVSELLHTNWTDYICLLESRFPDLQINIVSAPQEDALQMLLDGSAQLALMFEREHLDNREQFVELKREALIPVISNGHPLANQNQVSYEQILTTRQIVVASRDETLKPELLFSKHYWRTDNHHSACLMILRNLGWGVLPQEMFKENPELKNKLKVLDLLDFTPRFEYYVDLVWSRESELGAAARFLIEYIRKQRMQQAP; this is encoded by the coding sequence ATGAATATTAATCAAGAACAACTACTCATGTTTCAAGCCGTGATTGAAACAGGATCCTTTTCAGCAGCAGCACGTAAACTTGGAAAAGTTCCGTCGGCTGTAAGCATGTCTATTGCCAACTTAGAAATTGATCTGGATTTAACTTTATTTGACCGTAAGGGCCGTGAACCCGTCCCTACTGACGAAGCACGGGTGTTATACGAAAAGACATCTCAACTTTTAATTGAGATGAATCAATGGAAACAACATGCTCACGCATTAAGTACAGGGTTAGAAGCTAATTTAACTCTTGTGATTGTCTCTGAACTTTTACACACCAATTGGACTGACTATATTTGTCTTTTAGAAAGTCGTTTCCCTGACCTACAAATTAATATTGTGTCTGCCCCTCAAGAAGATGCACTTCAAATGTTACTAGATGGATCTGCCCAACTTGCACTGATGTTTGAACGCGAACACCTAGATAACAGAGAGCAATTTGTAGAACTTAAACGTGAGGCTTTAATTCCAGTTATTTCAAATGGCCATCCCCTCGCAAACCAAAATCAGGTTTCTTATGAACAAATCCTTACTACACGACAAATTGTAGTTGCAAGCCGAGATGAGACTTTAAAACCTGAATTGCTATTTTCGAAACATTACTGGCGTACAGACAACCATCACTCTGCTTGTTTAATGATTTTACGCAATTTAGGTTGGGGCGTTCTTCCTCAAGAAATGTTTAAAGAAAATCCTGAACTAAAAAATAAACTTAAAGTATTGGATTTATTAGATTTCACTCCAAGATTTGAATACTACGTCGATTTAGTCTGGAGTCGTGAAAGTGAGCTCGGCGCTGCCGCTAGATTTCTGATTGAATATATCCGTAAACAGCGAATGCAACAGGCACCTTAA
- the aceI gene encoding chlorhexidine efflux PACE transporter AceI has translation MLISKRRLIHAISYEGILLVIIAIALSFIFDMPMDVTGTLGVFMAVVSVFWNMIFNHYFEKVEHKYNWERTIPVRILHAIGFEGGLLIATVPMIAYMLQMSVIDALILDIGLTLCILVYTFIFQWCYDHIEDKFFPDAKAASLH, from the coding sequence ATGTTGATTTCCAAGAGAAGGCTCATTCATGCAATCAGTTATGAAGGAATTTTATTGGTCATCATTGCGATTGCATTAAGTTTTATTTTTGATATGCCAATGGACGTAACCGGAACACTCGGTGTGTTTATGGCAGTTGTTTCAGTTTTCTGGAATATGATTTTTAACCACTATTTCGAAAAAGTAGAGCATAAATATAATTGGGAAAGAACGATCCCTGTGCGGATTTTACATGCGATTGGTTTTGAAGGTGGTTTGTTGATTGCAACAGTACCGATGATTGCATATATGCTTCAGATGAGTGTCATTGATGCACTTATTTTAGATATTGGTTTAACTTTATGTATTTTGGTTTATACCTTTATTTTCCAGTGGTGTTATGACCATATCGAAGATAAATTTTTCCCAGATGCTAAAGCTGCATCACTTCATTAA
- a CDS encoding acetyl-CoA C-acetyltransferase: protein MSKTTQENPAVENSAEEKVSNTSKPASNTAKRNSTTPKAATNTPKTTRTRSTTAPARSPRNKSAATATPSTSSNNVAAAPKATKTKTSVQQDKTMSQNTVRRVAIIGGNRIPFARSNTAYFKASNSDMLTAALNGLVERFNLQGKRIGEVVAGAVLKHSRDFNMTREVVLSTDLAPETPAYDIQIACGTGLQAAFVVANKIALGQIDVGIAGGVDTTSDAPIAVGDGLRKVLLELNVAKTGKDRLKALTKIDFKKLLDAPSNGEPRTGLSMGEHQAITALEWGITREAQDELAASSHQKLAAAYERGFFDDLITPFLGLNRDNNLRADSTVEKLAKLKPVFGKGETATMTAGNSTPLTDGASVVLLASEEWAKENGHEVLAYLSFSETAAVDFIGKNGPKEGLLMAPAYAVPRMLKRANLKLQDFDFYEIHEAFASQVLSTLKAWEDEKFCKERVGLDAPLGSIDRSKLNVNGSSLGAGHPFAATGGRILATAAKLINQKGSGRALISICTAGGEGVVAIVEK, encoded by the coding sequence ATGAGCAAGACAACTCAAGAAAATCCAGCAGTCGAGAATTCTGCTGAGGAAAAAGTGTCAAATACATCAAAGCCGGCTTCTAACACGGCTAAGCGTAACAGCACAACTCCTAAAGCAGCAACTAATACTCCAAAAACGACACGTACTCGTTCAACGACTGCACCTGCACGTAGCCCTCGTAATAAGAGCGCGGCTACAGCAACCCCATCTACATCTTCTAATAATGTAGCTGCAGCACCAAAAGCAACAAAAACCAAAACTTCTGTTCAACAGGATAAAACCATGAGCCAAAACACTGTTCGCCGCGTTGCAATTATTGGTGGCAACCGTATTCCATTTGCACGTTCAAATACTGCTTATTTTAAAGCGTCTAATTCTGACATGCTGACAGCAGCATTGAATGGTTTGGTTGAGCGCTTTAACTTACAAGGTAAGCGTATTGGTGAAGTCGTTGCGGGTGCTGTTTTAAAACATAGTCGTGACTTCAACATGACTCGTGAAGTTGTATTGAGCACAGATCTTGCTCCTGAAACTCCGGCTTATGACATTCAAATTGCTTGTGGTACAGGCTTACAAGCAGCTTTTGTTGTTGCAAACAAAATTGCACTTGGTCAAATCGACGTAGGTATTGCAGGTGGTGTAGATACAACTTCTGACGCGCCGATTGCTGTAGGTGATGGCTTACGTAAAGTTTTACTTGAGCTCAATGTTGCTAAGACTGGTAAAGACCGTCTTAAAGCATTAACAAAAATTGATTTTAAAAAGCTTCTTGATGCGCCAAGCAATGGTGAACCACGTACTGGCCTTTCAATGGGTGAGCACCAAGCAATTACTGCTTTAGAATGGGGTATTACTCGCGAAGCGCAAGACGAATTAGCTGCAAGCAGCCATCAAAAACTTGCTGCTGCTTATGAACGTGGTTTCTTTGATGACTTAATCACTCCATTCTTAGGTCTTAACCGTGACAACAACTTACGTGCAGACAGCACAGTTGAAAAACTTGCTAAATTGAAACCAGTTTTCGGTAAAGGCGAAACTGCAACAATGACAGCAGGTAACTCAACTCCGCTAACTGACGGTGCTTCTGTTGTATTGCTTGCTTCTGAAGAATGGGCAAAAGAAAACGGTCATGAAGTTTTAGCTTATCTTTCTTTCTCTGAAACAGCGGCTGTGGACTTCATTGGTAAAAATGGCCCTAAAGAAGGCTTATTGATGGCTCCTGCTTATGCAGTACCTCGTATGCTTAAACGTGCAAACCTTAAACTTCAAGATTTCGATTTCTACGAAATTCATGAAGCATTTGCATCTCAAGTATTGTCTACATTGAAAGCTTGGGAAGATGAAAAATTCTGTAAAGAACGTGTTGGTTTAGATGCACCTTTGGGTTCAATTGACCGCTCTAAACTGAACGTAAATGGTTCATCTTTGGGTGCAGGCCATCCATTTGCTGCTACTGGTGGTCGTATCTTGGCAACTGCTGCTAAATTGATTAATCAAAAAGGTTCAGGCCGTGCATTAATCTCTATCTGTACAGCAGGTGGTGAAGGTGTGGTTGCGATTGTAGAAAAATAA
- a CDS encoding 3-oxoacyl-ACP reductase: MTDQYQAFTQSPIGKFVVKNLGLPSPVALERFESAQPVVNGAVLVGAAPSSVLSGAIAQVLSNIHADSYVGNNVALQQEAAKVGLNLRPFNAGDKESKFKAVVFDASGIQNSEQLNELYKFFNPIARQVATSGRVIVIGTTPETAKTVKQAIAQRALEGFIKSVGKEFKKGITAQVVYVDEGAAANLESTLRFLLSPRSAYVSGQVVRVFKADVIDADWAKPLAGKTALVTGASRGIGEAIAHVLARDGAHVICLDVPQQQADLDRVAADIGGSTLAIDITAADAGEKIKTAAAKQGGLDIIVHNAGITRDKTLANMKPELWDLVININLSAAERVNDYLLENDGLNANGRIVCVSSISGIAGNLGQTNYAASKAGVIGLVKFTAPILKNGITINAVAPGFIETQMTAAIPFAIREAGRRMNSMQQGGLPVDVAETIAWFASTASTGVNGNVVRVCGQSLLGA; encoded by the coding sequence ATGACTGATCAATACCAAGCATTTACACAATCTCCTATTGGTAAATTCGTTGTTAAAAATCTGGGTTTACCATCACCAGTTGCATTAGAGCGTTTTGAAAGTGCTCAGCCAGTAGTAAATGGTGCAGTATTGGTTGGCGCAGCGCCATCAAGTGTATTGTCTGGTGCGATTGCACAAGTACTTAGCAATATTCATGCTGACAGCTATGTAGGCAATAATGTTGCATTACAGCAAGAAGCTGCAAAAGTTGGTTTAAATTTACGCCCATTCAATGCAGGCGACAAAGAATCAAAATTCAAAGCAGTTGTATTTGATGCTTCTGGTATTCAAAACTCAGAACAGTTAAACGAACTTTATAAATTCTTTAACCCGATTGCACGTCAAGTTGCGACTTCTGGTCGTGTTATTGTCATTGGTACAACTCCTGAAACTGCAAAAACTGTAAAACAGGCGATCGCTCAGCGTGCACTTGAAGGATTTATCAAATCTGTAGGTAAAGAATTTAAAAAGGGTATTACTGCTCAAGTTGTCTATGTTGATGAAGGCGCTGCTGCAAACCTTGAATCAACTTTACGTTTCTTGCTTTCTCCACGTTCAGCTTATGTGTCTGGTCAAGTTGTCCGTGTTTTTAAAGCAGATGTGATTGATGCTGATTGGGCAAAACCACTTGCTGGTAAAACTGCGTTGGTAACAGGTGCGAGCCGTGGTATTGGTGAAGCAATTGCACATGTGCTTGCACGTGATGGCGCTCATGTTATTTGTTTAGACGTACCACAACAACAAGCTGATCTTGACCGTGTAGCTGCTGACATTGGTGGTTCTACATTGGCAATTGATATTACTGCTGCTGATGCCGGCGAAAAAATTAAAACTGCTGCTGCAAAACAAGGTGGTTTAGATATTATTGTTCATAATGCGGGTATTACTCGTGACAAAACTTTGGCAAACATGAAGCCTGAGCTTTGGGACTTGGTAATTAACATTAACTTGTCTGCTGCTGAACGTGTAAATGACTACTTGTTAGAAAACGATGGTCTAAATGCAAACGGCCGTATTGTTTGTGTATCATCAATTAGTGGTATTGCTGGTAACCTTGGTCAAACAAACTATGCTGCATCGAAAGCAGGTGTGATTGGTCTCGTTAAATTTACTGCACCGATCTTAAAAAATGGTATTACCATTAATGCAGTAGCACCAGGCTTTATCGAAACTCAAATGACTGCTGCAATTCCATTTGCAATCCGTGAAGCTGGTCGCCGTATGAACTCAATGCAACAAGGTGGTTTACCTGTTGATGTAGCAGAAACAATTGCATGGTTTGCATCAACTGCTTCTACAGGTGTAAATGGTAATGTTGTACGAGTGTGTGGTCAAAGCTTGTTGGGCGCTTAA
- a CDS encoding MaoC/PaaZ C-terminal domain-containing protein: MNTRHFSQLPKAALAYPKVVQGLIFKKPKGPKILPQVEYVVDTLEIDQSHLKAYNEVCGFQNNGFVPAIYLAVLSQSLQMHMMTAEAFPFPILGLVHIRNQIKQTRAIGVTEKLTLSCKFGELKPHDKGVQFDFITTAKVGNEVVMEGLTTYLSRQKVEKRVGEKAKEEQAPAYVPKAEWDILENTGRRYAKVSGDFNLIHIHAITAKAFGFKQAIAHGMWSKAKALANLELPNAYEADVWFKLPMFLPSKVEFLTANADKKTDFLIRNAKSQKPHVAGTVKAL; this comes from the coding sequence ATGAATACTCGTCATTTTAGCCAGCTACCAAAAGCGGCATTGGCTTACCCAAAAGTGGTGCAAGGTTTAATTTTTAAAAAGCCGAAAGGTCCAAAAATCTTACCGCAAGTTGAATATGTGGTAGATACACTAGAAATTGATCAGAGCCATCTTAAAGCTTATAACGAAGTATGTGGCTTTCAAAATAATGGTTTTGTACCCGCAATTTATTTGGCGGTGCTTTCTCAAAGTTTGCAAATGCACATGATGACGGCAGAAGCCTTTCCATTTCCAATTTTAGGTTTAGTTCATATCCGTAACCAGATTAAACAAACCAGAGCAATTGGGGTAACTGAAAAACTCACTCTGTCATGTAAATTTGGGGAACTAAAACCGCATGATAAAGGTGTTCAGTTTGACTTTATTACCACGGCTAAAGTTGGCAATGAAGTGGTGATGGAAGGCTTAACGACTTATTTATCTCGCCAAAAAGTTGAGAAAAGAGTGGGTGAGAAAGCCAAAGAAGAACAAGCACCAGCTTATGTTCCAAAGGCAGAGTGGGATATTTTAGAAAACACAGGTCGCCGTTATGCGAAAGTATCTGGAGATTTTAACTTAATTCATATTCATGCTATTACTGCAAAAGCTTTTGGCTTTAAGCAAGCAATTGCACATGGCATGTGGAGTAAAGCTAAAGCACTAGCGAACCTTGAATTACCAAATGCTTATGAAGCAGATGTGTGGTTTAAGCTACCAATGTTCTTACCGTCAAAAGTTGAGTTTTTAACTGCCAATGCAGATAAAAAGACTGATTTCTTGATTCGTAATGCAAAATCACAAAAACCGCATGTTGCAGGAACTGTAAAAGCATTATAA
- a CDS encoding serine hydrolase domain-containing protein: MIKEILLADTHNYHGILDERFIDLAHQFSRLQDARTGQGGAALAVYFRGQKVVDIYTGLKSQNEAWQPETLAVCYSTGKGVLATLAHILVSEGFLEYDKPIATYWPEFAQNGKEQMTLRHVLSHQSGMFDVRNIIESAREMLDWSHMLNVIAATKPRFLAGEGNAYQALTFGWLVGGVLEKATGQSLDLLMQKYLVEPLQLDGAYFGTPASELDRVARLIIQPKPEKTASTQVEKPKKPQARKSSLSEKMITWTGQDPQDFQDAMIPKGMKHFSFFSDEGLQAVIPAANGTFTANSLAKIYAMLANHGEWDGQQLIRPEIFKELSTIQSYARDRVMPIPMNWRLGYHRIITMGKRAKNGFGHIGYNGSGAWCDPERDLSFAYTHNFQIGSITGDYRLWGLTQEALRCTDQILKGRKGWF; encoded by the coding sequence GTGATTAAAGAGATTTTACTGGCCGATACCCATAACTATCACGGTATTTTAGATGAACGTTTTATTGATTTAGCCCACCAATTTAGCCGTCTTCAAGATGCTAGAACAGGACAAGGTGGAGCTGCATTAGCGGTTTATTTTAGAGGCCAGAAAGTTGTAGATATCTACACCGGTCTAAAATCACAAAATGAAGCTTGGCAACCTGAAACTTTGGCAGTTTGCTACTCTACAGGTAAAGGTGTACTTGCAACTTTAGCGCATATTTTAGTAAGTGAAGGTTTTTTAGAATACGACAAACCGATTGCGACTTATTGGCCTGAGTTTGCTCAAAATGGAAAAGAGCAAATGACTTTACGTCATGTCCTAAGCCATCAAAGCGGCATGTTTGATGTTCGAAATATTATCGAAAGTGCAAGAGAAATGCTCGACTGGTCTCATATGTTAAATGTGATTGCAGCGACTAAGCCTAGATTTCTTGCAGGAGAGGGCAATGCTTATCAAGCTTTAACATTTGGTTGGCTTGTCGGTGGAGTACTTGAAAAAGCAACTGGTCAATCTTTAGATCTGCTCATGCAAAAATATCTCGTTGAGCCGTTACAGTTAGACGGCGCTTATTTTGGTACGCCTGCAAGTGAGCTAGACCGTGTAGCACGTTTAATTATTCAACCGAAACCTGAAAAAACAGCGTCTACACAAGTTGAAAAACCCAAAAAACCTCAAGCACGCAAGAGTTCACTTTCTGAAAAAATGATTACGTGGACGGGGCAAGACCCACAAGATTTTCAGGATGCCATGATTCCAAAAGGAATGAAGCATTTTAGTTTCTTTAGTGATGAAGGATTGCAAGCAGTCATTCCAGCGGCGAACGGTACGTTTACTGCAAATAGTCTTGCTAAAATTTATGCAATGCTGGCAAATCACGGTGAATGGGATGGACAGCAGCTTATTCGCCCAGAAATATTTAAAGAGCTCAGTACTATTCAAAGTTATGCACGTGATCGTGTCATGCCAATTCCGATGAATTGGCGCTTAGGATATCACCGCATTATTACTATGGGTAAACGCGCTAAAAATGGCTTTGGACATATTGGTTACAATGGTTCAGGAGCGTGGTGCGATCCTGAACGTGATCTGAGTTTTGCCTATACTCATAACTTTCAAATTGGTTCAATCACAGGTGATTACCGTTTGTGGGGACTGACTCAAGAAGCCTTACGTTGCACTGACCAAATTTTAAAAGGCCGTAAAGGCTGGTTCTAA
- a CDS encoding TetR family transcriptional regulator has translation MAYLNRDQRREMILQAAMQVALAEGFTAMTVRRIATEAQTSTGQVHHHFSSASHLKAEAFLKLMEQLDEIEQTLKTTSQFQRLFILLGAENIDRLQPYLRLWNEAELLIEQDVEIQKAYNLAMQNWHQTIVQAIECGKKEGEFKNISNSTDIAWRLIAFVCGLEGIYQLGLQGLAEEDFKRHTEAIIRLELL, from the coding sequence ATGGCCTATCTTAATCGCGATCAACGCAGAGAAATGATTCTGCAAGCAGCCATGCAAGTTGCTTTGGCTGAAGGTTTTACAGCCATGACTGTACGCCGAATCGCAACAGAAGCACAAACATCAACAGGACAAGTTCACCACCACTTTTCTTCGGCCTCTCATTTAAAAGCTGAAGCTTTTTTAAAGCTCATGGAACAACTTGATGAAATTGAACAAACCCTAAAAACGACCAGCCAATTTCAAAGGCTATTTATCTTATTAGGTGCAGAAAACATAGATAGACTTCAGCCCTATTTACGCTTATGGAATGAAGCAGAACTCTTAATTGAACAAGATGTTGAAATACAAAAGGCTTATAACCTTGCTATGCAGAATTGGCATCAAACAATTGTGCAAGCCATTGAATGCGGTAAAAAAGAAGGTGAATTTAAAAATATATCTAATTCAACAGACATAGCTTGGCGACTCATTGCCTTTGTGTGCGGATTAGAAGGTATTTATCAACTTGGTCTACAAGGTTTAGCTGAAGAAGACTTTAAGCGTCATACTGAAGCAATTATTCGCCTAGAATTATTATAA
- the amvA gene encoding multidrug efflux MFS transporter AmvA — MQKKWLILTIIVLIYLPVTIDATVMHVATPSLSAALNLTANQLLWVIDIYSLIMAGLILPMGALGDRIGFKKLLFIGTAIFGVGSLAAAFSPTAYALIASRAVLGLGAAMLIPATLSGIRNAFAEEKQRNFALGLWSTVGGGGAAFGPLVGGFVLEHFHWGAVFLINIPIILVVLVMIAMIIPKQQEKTDQPINLGQALILVVAILSLIYSIKSAMYNFSVLTVVMFVVGISTLIHFIRSQKRSTTPMIDLELFKHPVISTSIVMAVVSMIALVGFELLLSQELQFVHGFSPLQAAMFIIPFMIAISLGGPLAGICLNKWGLRLVSTVGILISGFSLWGLAQLNFSTDHFLAWTCMVFLGFSIEIALLASTAAIMSSVPPQKASAAGAIEGMAYELGAGLGVAIFGLMLSWFYSRSIILPAELPLNLIEKASVSIGETMQLASNLESPLGGQLIAVAQQAFSYAHSWVLTISAICFFLLTVFVWFSFPKKVN, encoded by the coding sequence ATGCAAAAAAAATGGTTAATCCTGACAATTATCGTCCTTATATATTTACCAGTTACGATTGATGCAACAGTGATGCATGTTGCAACACCATCTTTAAGTGCAGCATTGAATTTAACTGCCAATCAGCTTTTATGGGTCATTGATATTTATTCACTGATTATGGCGGGTTTGATTTTACCGATGGGTGCACTCGGTGATCGTATTGGCTTTAAAAAATTATTATTTATTGGAACTGCAATTTTTGGAGTCGGTTCCTTAGCTGCGGCTTTTTCTCCAACAGCTTATGCTTTAATAGCTTCGCGTGCTGTTTTAGGTCTAGGGGCAGCGATGCTTATTCCTGCCACGTTATCAGGTATTCGTAATGCCTTTGCTGAAGAAAAGCAGAGGAATTTTGCACTTGGTCTTTGGTCTACAGTGGGTGGCGGTGGAGCAGCTTTTGGTCCATTAGTTGGTGGTTTTGTACTGGAACACTTCCATTGGGGAGCAGTATTCCTCATCAATATCCCGATTATTTTAGTCGTTCTGGTCATGATCGCAATGATCATTCCGAAACAACAAGAGAAAACTGATCAGCCAATTAACTTAGGGCAAGCTTTAATTTTGGTTGTAGCGATTCTAAGCCTCATCTATTCGATTAAATCAGCTATGTACAACTTTTCGGTGCTCACGGTCGTGATGTTTGTGGTGGGTATAAGCACATTAATCCACTTCATTCGAAGCCAAAAAAGAAGTACGACACCAATGATTGATCTGGAATTGTTTAAACATCCAGTGATTTCTACCAGTATTGTTATGGCCGTTGTTTCTATGATTGCTCTGGTTGGGTTTGAATTACTCTTGTCTCAAGAGTTGCAGTTTGTACATGGGTTTTCACCATTACAGGCAGCCATGTTTATTATTCCATTCATGATCGCGATTAGTTTGGGTGGCCCATTAGCTGGAATCTGTTTAAATAAATGGGGACTTAGACTTGTATCTACTGTTGGTATTTTAATAAGTGGATTTAGTTTATGGGGGCTTGCCCAGCTTAACTTCTCGACCGATCACTTCTTAGCGTGGACGTGTATGGTCTTTTTAGGCTTTAGCATTGAAATTGCCTTACTGGCTTCAACTGCTGCCATTATGTCATCTGTACCGCCTCAAAAAGCAAGTGCAGCAGGTGCGATTGAAGGTATGGCCTATGAGCTTGGGGCTGGTTTAGGTGTCGCTATTTTTGGATTAATGTTGTCTTGGTTCTATAGCCGCTCAATTATTTTACCAGCAGAGCTTCCGTTGAACTTAATTGAAAAAGCGAGTGTCTCGATTGGTGAAACAATGCAATTAGCTTCTAACCTTGAAAGCCCTTTGGGAGGGCAATTAATTGCAGTTGCTCAGCAAGCTTTTAGTTATGCGCATAGTTGGGTGCTTACCATCTCAGCTATTTGTTTCTTCCTTTTAACTGTATTTGTCTGGTTTAGCTTTCCAAAGAAAGTAAATTAA